In the Kaistella sp. 97-N-M2 genome, one interval contains:
- the alaS gene encoding alanine--tRNA ligase: MTSQQIRQQFLDFFREKEHLIVPSAPIVLKDDPTLMFSNSGMTQFKDYFLGYKQPRSPRIADTQKCLRVSGKHNDLDDVGRDTYHHTMFEMLGNWSFGDYFKKEAIDFAWELLTEVYKIPKESLYVTIFEGDASENLERDNEAYNYWKAHISEDRIINGNKKDNFWEMGESGPCGPCSEIHIDIRTAEEKARVPGLDLVNNDHPQVVEVWNLVFMEFNRKADGSLEKLPSRHVDTGMGFERLCMALQGKTSNYDTDVFTPLIAKVEEISGKKYTGILEDEKDIAIRVLVDHIRAVAFAIADGQLPSNGGAGYVIRRILRRAISYSYRFLGMKEPFLFELVAVLRNEMGDFFPELVKQQKLVTEVIKEEETSFLKTIEHGLKRIDLIINETLAKNEGTLPGAAVFELYDTYGFPADLSRIIAEEKNLTVDEKGFDDEMEKQKQRSKKSSAQKVYDWVVLEEKAETFVGYDQTETETYITRYRKVENKDGEFYQIVLSKSPFYPEGGGQVGDQGVLIPSYAEGFDISKPSVFDIKDCKEIIEVLETRKENNLIVSSIKDLPKDAGAVFYAKVNDTQRRNTQANHSVTHLLHEALREVLGTHVEQKGSFVSPEYLRFDFSHFSKINEDDLKLVEDKVNKKIKENIALQEFREIPMNEAIEKGAMALFGEKYGDKVRMIQFGSSKELCGGTHVKSTGEIGHFKIQNESSTAAGIRRIEAISGDQSAEYFNNLESQMKEISVLLKSKDLAKSVQKLLDENTQLKAEVDSLKKDKAKSETATWKNDFTDRGGKKLLVKKVSMDAGSVKDVVFQLKKETPNSVIVIISDADAKPLITVGVAKDLESQYHAGNIIKDLAKEIQGGGGGNPGFATAGGKNLEGIESAYQKALAL; the protein is encoded by the coding sequence ATGACATCACAACAAATAAGACAGCAGTTTTTAGATTTCTTTCGGGAAAAAGAACATTTAATCGTTCCGTCCGCACCCATCGTGTTAAAAGATGATCCAACTTTGATGTTTTCCAATTCCGGAATGACGCAGTTTAAAGATTATTTTTTGGGCTATAAACAACCCAGATCGCCGCGAATTGCAGATACTCAAAAATGCTTAAGGGTTTCGGGTAAACATAATGATTTGGATGATGTGGGCCGCGATACCTATCATCACACCATGTTCGAAATGCTGGGCAACTGGTCCTTTGGCGATTATTTTAAAAAAGAAGCCATCGATTTTGCGTGGGAACTGTTGACCGAAGTATATAAGATTCCGAAAGAAAGTCTGTACGTTACAATTTTTGAAGGTGATGCGTCTGAGAATTTAGAGCGTGATAACGAAGCCTATAATTATTGGAAAGCTCATATTTCCGAGGACCGAATTATCAACGGAAATAAAAAAGATAATTTCTGGGAAATGGGCGAGAGCGGACCCTGCGGACCCTGTTCGGAAATTCATATCGATATCCGCACGGCGGAAGAAAAAGCCCGAGTTCCTGGTTTGGATCTTGTGAATAACGATCATCCGCAAGTCGTGGAAGTCTGGAATCTGGTTTTTATGGAATTCAACAGAAAAGCCGACGGAAGTTTAGAAAAACTACCCTCCAGACATGTTGATACCGGAATGGGATTTGAGCGTCTGTGTATGGCGCTGCAGGGAAAAACTTCCAATTACGATACCGATGTTTTTACGCCTCTAATTGCGAAAGTAGAAGAAATTTCGGGCAAAAAATACACGGGAATTTTAGAGGACGAAAAAGATATCGCAATCCGCGTTCTTGTTGATCATATTCGTGCCGTGGCCTTTGCGATCGCCGATGGGCAGTTGCCGTCCAACGGTGGTGCCGGTTATGTGATCCGCCGTATTTTACGTCGTGCGATTTCTTATTCTTACCGTTTTTTAGGCATGAAAGAACCTTTTCTTTTTGAATTGGTGGCCGTTTTAAGAAATGAAATGGGCGACTTTTTCCCGGAACTCGTGAAGCAGCAAAAACTCGTAACGGAAGTCATCAAAGAGGAAGAAACATCATTCCTGAAAACCATCGAACATGGTTTAAAAAGAATCGATCTTATCATCAATGAAACCCTTGCAAAAAACGAAGGAACCCTTCCGGGAGCCGCAGTTTTTGAATTGTACGATACCTACGGTTTTCCCGCCGATTTATCCCGCATTATCGCCGAAGAAAAGAATTTAACCGTCGATGAAAAAGGATTTGACGACGAAATGGAAAAGCAAAAACAGCGCTCCAAAAAATCTTCTGCGCAAAAGGTTTATGACTGGGTTGTTTTGGAAGAAAAAGCCGAAACTTTCGTGGGTTACGATCAAACCGAAACCGAAACCTACATTACACGTTACCGAAAAGTAGAAAATAAAGACGGCGAATTTTATCAGATCGTTCTGTCCAAATCGCCTTTTTATCCGGAAGGTGGCGGACAGGTAGGCGATCAGGGAGTTTTAATCCCAAGTTATGCGGAAGGTTTTGATATTTCAAAACCAAGTGTTTTCGATATTAAAGACTGCAAAGAAATCATCGAAGTTTTAGAAACGCGAAAAGAAAATAATTTGATCGTTTCCTCAATTAAAGATTTACCGAAAGATGCCGGAGCTGTTTTTTATGCGAAAGTAAATGATACGCAACGAAGAAACACACAGGCAAATCACTCCGTGACGCATTTGCTGCACGAAGCTTTGCGCGAAGTTTTAGGAACGCACGTGGAGCAGAAAGGTTCTTTTGTAAGTCCGGAATATCTACGTTTTGATTTTTCGCACTTTTCAAAAATTAATGAAGACGATCTGAAACTCGTGGAAGATAAAGTCAATAAGAAAATTAAAGAAAATATTGCACTGCAGGAATTCCGGGAAATACCGATGAACGAAGCGATCGAGAAGGGCGCTATGGCACTTTTCGGGGAAAAATATGGCGATAAAGTCCGGATGATTCAGTTTGGTTCTTCCAAAGAATTATGTGGTGGAACGCATGTGAAATCCACAGGAGAAATCGGGCACTTTAAAATCCAGAATGAAAGTTCTACCGCCGCGGGAATTCGCCGTATTGAAGCGATTTCCGGGGACCAGTCTGCTGAATATTTTAATAATCTGGAAAGCCAGATGAAGGAAATTTCTGTTTTATTAAAATCGAAAGACCTGGCAAAATCCGTTCAAAAGCTTCTGGACGAAAACACGCAACTGAAAGCGGAAGTCGACTCGCTCAAAAAAGACAAGGCAAAAAGTGAAACCGCAACCTGGAAAAACGATTTCACAGACCGCGGTGGTAAAAAATTACTGGTGAAAAAGGTATCTATGGATGCGGGAAGCGTAAAAGACGTCGTTTTTCAGCTGAAAAAAGAGACGCCAAATTCTGTTATTGTTATCATTTCTGACGCCGATGCAAAACCCTTGATTACAGTTGGAGTTGCTAAAGATCTGGAATCTCAGTATCATGCGGGTAATATCATTAAAGATCTTGCAAAAGAAATCCAGGGCGGTGGCGGCGGCAATCCGGGATTTGCAACTGCCGGTGGAAAAAATTTAGAGGGCATTGAAAGCGCCTATCAAAAAGCGCTGGCGCTTTAA
- a CDS encoding GNAT family N-acetyltransferase, translating into MILFEKASEKDIPLIRDLAEKSWNTAYVDILSRKQIDYMLFEMYSAEVIGAQMKNSNYQYYVILMEKKPVGFIGFEFHYEENTTKLHRIYLLPEATGKSLGKKGLDFLKQKVAETSDTRIILNVNKNNNARRFYEFQGFTVYDEGVFDIGNGFVMDDYLMEFKF; encoded by the coding sequence ATGATTTTATTTGAAAAAGCTTCGGAGAAAGACATTCCCTTAATTCGCGATCTTGCTGAGAAGTCCTGGAATACGGCGTACGTCGATATTCTTTCGCGAAAGCAGATCGATTACATGCTGTTCGAAATGTATTCCGCAGAAGTTATTGGTGCGCAGATGAAAAATTCAAACTACCAATATTACGTGATTTTGATGGAGAAAAAACCCGTGGGTTTTATAGGTTTTGAATTTCATTATGAAGAAAATACGACAAAACTCCACCGAATTTATCTGCTTCCGGAAGCCACAGGAAAAAGCCTTGGTAAAAAAGGACTGGATTTTCTAAAACAGAAAGTAGCGGAAACTTCCGATACGCGAATTATTTTAAACGTTAATAAAAATAACAACGCCCGGAGATTTTATGAATTTCAGGGTTTCACTGTGTACGACGAAGGCGTCTTCGATATTGGAAACGGTTTTGTGATGGATGATTATCTGATGGAATTTAAATTTTAA
- a CDS encoding metallophosphoesterase, translating to MQKTFLILTGVLFILEFYVYQALKTITSNNWVRIAYGVITLIGYGVFIYELINFKRTDRDHHRVQIVASILLIFLLPKLFVVFFLILEDIGRLFNYLLSFFTQTESTYPGRRKFLSLIGWGIAGVFSALIIDGIIFGKYRHRVRKVKMKIAGLPASFKGYKIVQISDVHSGSFFHPEKLQKAIDLINAQNADLVLFTGDMVNNFASEFKPFVPLFSTIKSTDGKLSVLGNHDYGDYAEWNSAAEKAQNIPNLIALQKEAGFEMLRNEHRIIEKNGEKLYILGVENWGEKPFPQFGDLDKASAGVPPEAAKILMSHDPTHFDAIVKNHPANVQLTLSGHTHGMQFGIDLKNVRWSPVQYRYKKWADLYESQGKSLYVNRGFGVIGYPGRVGIEPEITLIELS from the coding sequence ATGCAGAAAACTTTTTTAATACTTACCGGCGTTCTTTTTATTTTAGAATTCTATGTTTATCAGGCGCTGAAAACCATCACCTCGAACAACTGGGTAAGAATTGCGTATGGGGTAATTACGCTTATCGGTTACGGTGTTTTTATTTACGAACTGATTAATTTTAAAAGAACTGACCGCGATCATCATCGCGTGCAGATTGTGGCCTCTATTCTTTTAATTTTTCTTCTCCCAAAATTGTTTGTCGTTTTTTTTCTTATTTTGGAGGATATAGGCAGGCTTTTCAATTACCTGCTCAGTTTTTTCACGCAAACGGAATCAACCTATCCCGGCCGCCGGAAGTTTCTAAGTTTAATCGGTTGGGGAATTGCAGGCGTTTTTTCAGCTTTGATTATTGACGGGATTATTTTTGGAAAATACCGCCACCGCGTAAGAAAAGTGAAAATGAAAATCGCCGGCTTACCTGCAAGTTTTAAAGGTTATAAAATTGTTCAGATCTCCGATGTTCACAGCGGAAGTTTTTTTCATCCGGAAAAACTGCAGAAAGCCATCGATTTAATTAATGCGCAGAATGCAGATCTCGTCTTGTTTACCGGCGATATGGTTAATAATTTCGCAAGCGAATTCAAACCGTTTGTACCCTTATTTTCCACCATAAAATCAACAGACGGAAAACTTTCAGTTCTTGGAAACCACGATTACGGCGATTATGCGGAGTGGAATTCTGCCGCAGAAAAAGCCCAAAACATTCCTAATCTTATCGCTTTGCAAAAAGAAGCCGGTTTTGAAATGCTGCGGAATGAACATCGCATCATCGAGAAAAACGGCGAGAAACTTTATATTCTTGGCGTCGAAAACTGGGGCGAAAAACCGTTTCCGCAGTTCGGCGACTTAGATAAAGCATCTGCAGGAGTTCCGCCGGAAGCCGCAAAAATATTGATGAGTCATGATCCGACGCATTTCGATGCGATCGTAAAAAATCACCCCGCAAATGTGCAGCTCACACTTTCCGGCCATACACACGGCATGCAGTTTGGCATCGATTTGAAAAATGTCCGCTGGTCGCCGGTGCAGTACCGCTACAAAAAGTGGGCAGACCTTTACGAGAGTCAGGGGAAATCGCTCTATGTGAACCGCGGTTTCGGCGTAATCGGTTATCCGGGCAGGGTTGGCATCGAGCCGGAAATTACCCTTATCGAACTAAGTTAA
- a CDS encoding 3-oxoacyl-ACP synthase III family protein: protein MPNTIIIGSGSYLPTKVIGRDHFKDSVFYTDEGEKIDKPNDEIIQKFVEITEIETRRYLEDDEFNSDLGFRAAKEAIADAKIDQENLDYIIYASNFGEVNTDGMTNFMPSMSARLKNKLGVKNRRCVNYDMIFGCPGWVEAMILADTLIKSKKAKLILVVGSETLSRVVDKFDRNKMIFADGAGAVVVRATDDETVGIIADSTICDNDVELNFLENSPSLKLDEDRRPLYIRMHGRKIYEYALKHVPDAIKETIDKAGLTLDDIDKILIHQANAKMDYAMISRLHKLYGKTDYDHAIAPMTIQNFGNSSVATIPTMFDLIIKGKLDGHTFKDQGNVVFASVGAGMNINAIVYKFP from the coding sequence ATGCCCAATACAATCATTATAGGTTCAGGAAGTTACCTTCCCACCAAAGTCATCGGCAGAGACCATTTTAAAGATTCTGTCTTCTATACGGATGAAGGCGAAAAAATCGATAAGCCCAATGACGAGATCATTCAGAAATTTGTAGAGATCACCGAAATTGAAACCCGCAGATATCTGGAAGATGATGAATTTAATTCGGATTTGGGTTTTCGTGCGGCAAAAGAAGCAATTGCTGATGCTAAAATCGATCAGGAAAATTTAGATTATATTATTTATGCCAGCAATTTCGGCGAAGTGAACACTGATGGAATGACTAACTTCATGCCTTCAATGTCTGCACGTTTGAAAAACAAACTCGGCGTAAAAAACAGAAGATGTGTTAATTACGACATGATTTTCGGTTGCCCCGGTTGGGTGGAAGCCATGATTCTGGCAGATACGCTCATCAAATCCAAAAAAGCAAAACTTATTCTTGTGGTAGGATCTGAAACACTCAGCAGAGTGGTAGACAAGTTCGACCGCAACAAAATGATCTTTGCCGATGGCGCCGGCGCGGTTGTAGTACGTGCAACAGACGACGAAACCGTTGGAATCATCGCGGATTCAACAATTTGCGACAATGATGTAGAACTGAATTTTCTGGAAAATTCGCCTTCCTTAAAACTGGATGAAGACCGACGACCGCTTTATATTAGGATGCACGGCCGAAAAATCTACGAATATGCCCTAAAGCATGTTCCCGATGCTATTAAAGAAACCATTGATAAAGCCGGATTAACGCTGGACGACATCGATAAAATTCTAATTCACCAGGCCAATGCCAAAATGGATTATGCGATGATCTCCCGACTTCACAAACTCTACGGAAAAACGGATTACGATCATGCGATCGCTCCGATGACGATTCAGAATTTTGGAAATTCGTCCGTAGCAACAATCCCTACCATGTTTGATCTTATTATCAAGGGAAAACTGGACGGTCATACGTTTAAAGATCAGGGCAATGTTGTTTTTGCCTCTGTGGGTGCAGGAATGAACATCAATGCAATCGTTTATAAATTCCCTTAA
- the ubiE gene encoding bifunctional demethylmenaquinone methyltransferase/2-methoxy-6-polyprenyl-1,4-benzoquinol methylase UbiE, whose product MFDNIAPKYDLLNHVLSMKIDVLWRNTLVKWMNKDAPKIVLDVATGTGDLAIAVQKGTAAKVVGLDLSQQMLNVGIDKIQKLNLDGEISMEKGDAENLPYESNKFDAVSVAFGVRNFENLEKGLAELKRVVKENKSVYILEFSKVEGFLGPFYMFYFKNVLPRIGKLISKDSRAYTYLPDSVNAFPFGEKMKQILLNTGFKTVEYKKQSLGIATIYKATK is encoded by the coding sequence ATGTTCGACAATATTGCACCGAAATATGATTTGCTGAACCACGTCCTTTCCATGAAAATTGATGTGCTTTGGCGAAATACTTTGGTGAAATGGATGAATAAGGACGCACCAAAAATCGTTTTGGATGTTGCCACCGGCACGGGCGATCTTGCCATTGCCGTACAAAAAGGAACCGCGGCGAAAGTAGTGGGGCTGGATCTCTCGCAGCAAATGTTAAATGTGGGAATCGATAAAATTCAAAAACTTAATTTAGACGGTGAAATTTCCATGGAAAAAGGCGACGCCGAAAATCTACCCTACGAAAGCAATAAATTCGACGCAGTTTCCGTTGCATTTGGAGTTCGTAATTTCGAAAATCTGGAGAAAGGTTTGGCCGAATTAAAAAGAGTAGTAAAAGAAAATAAAAGTGTTTACATTCTGGAGTTTTCTAAAGTTGAAGGGTTTTTAGGGCCTTTTTATATGTTTTATTTTAAAAATGTTTTGCCCCGAATTGGTAAGTTAATTTCCAAGGACAGCAGAGCATATACGTATCTTCCGGATTCCGTAAATGCGTTTCCTTTTGGGGAGAAAATGAAGCAGATCCTTTTAAACACCGGTTTCAAAACCGTAGAATACAAAAAACAAAGTTTAGGCATCGCAACCATTTATAAGGCAACCAAATAG
- a CDS encoding porin family protein, producing the protein MGKKVLKINLITAIFAASFFNAQLFRTKDRMDNLEGFDNQKFSYGFYLAANNFDYKLVLDPKFGMDGQKSLVQTKGAYSFGAGLIGKFRLNENFDLRFEPGLQFVEREVFFDTQSNDQFAGGTPANAPFTPITLTDADKLRTVKSTYIDLPLLIEIHGDRWYNSRPYAAAGVNWMMNLQSNNKAADDNSQGLFRTTTSNFAWSAELGIQFYFSRFKLTPGFRGTFMMNDEMVSDNPSTPPYWSAAISSAKSRAFMFVLKFE; encoded by the coding sequence ATGGGGAAAAAAGTTTTGAAAATTAATTTAATTACGGCAATTTTTGCGGCGTCGTTCTTTAATGCGCAACTCTTTCGAACCAAAGACCGAATGGATAATTTGGAAGGGTTCGACAATCAAAAATTCAGCTACGGCTTTTATCTAGCCGCCAATAATTTCGATTATAAATTGGTTTTAGATCCTAAGTTTGGAATGGACGGACAGAAAAGTTTGGTGCAGACCAAAGGTGCGTACAGTTTCGGCGCCGGATTAATCGGTAAATTTCGTTTGAACGAAAATTTCGATCTTCGATTCGAACCGGGTTTACAGTTTGTGGAAAGAGAGGTTTTTTTCGATACGCAATCGAATGATCAGTTTGCAGGCGGAACCCCCGCAAATGCGCCCTTTACACCCATTACGCTGACGGATGCCGATAAATTAAGAACAGTAAAATCAACCTATATCGATCTTCCTTTGCTTATTGAAATTCACGGTGACCGCTGGTATAACTCGCGTCCGTACGCGGCAGCCGGTGTAAACTGGATGATGAATTTACAGTCCAACAACAAAGCCGCAGACGATAATTCCCAAGGACTTTTCCGAACTACCACCAGCAATTTTGCGTGGTCTGCAGAACTTGGCATACAGTTTTATTTCAGCAGATTCAAATTAACACCGGGCTTTCGCGGTACTTTCATGATGAACGACGAAATGGTGTCTGATAATCCGAGCACGCCACCGTACTGGTCCGCCGCAATTTCGAGTGCAAAAAGCCGCGCTTTTATGTTTGTTCTTAAATTTGAATAA
- a CDS encoding cell division protein ZapA, with protein sequence MEVRRITINIAGRNYPLNVPAAEEETLRKVGKSIEAMIKDFEQNFDVRDKQDALAMCALKLGTNAEVSQLSNEKNINASNERLTKINQLLEALEK encoded by the coding sequence ATGGAAGTAAGAAGAATTACCATCAACATTGCCGGAAGAAACTACCCGCTGAATGTACCCGCCGCCGAAGAAGAAACCCTTCGGAAAGTCGGTAAAAGTATTGAAGCCATGATTAAAGATTTTGAACAGAATTTTGACGTTAGAGATAAACAGGATGCTTTAGCAATGTGCGCCTTAAAATTAGGTACCAACGCCGAAGTTTCGCAACTCAGTAACGAAAAAAATATAAATGCTTCCAACGAGCGGTTAACAAAAATTAACCAATTGCTGGAAGCGCTGGAAAAGTAG
- the rny gene encoding ribonuclease Y: MTTTAIIVGIVCLVLGAVIGILFSKSGLNAKAKFIVEDAKKNAENLLEKATVQAESIKKDKHLQAKEKFMELKSQHDSDIQAREKKMQDSEKRIKDKEQKLNDDLSKAGKLEKELDRQITDYGKKHEILERKQQELDAVTAQKVEILEKISGYSAEDAKTELVEALKAEAKTRAQAHVQSIMEEAHLNAKQEAKKIVIQTIQRIGTEQAIENSVSVFNIESDEVKGRIIGREGRNIRALEAATGVEIIVDDTPEAILLSCFDPVRREIARLSLHRLVTDGRIHPARIEEVVDKTKKQIEEEIIEVGKRTVIDLGVHGLHPELVKIVGRMKFRSSYGQNLLQHSREVANIAATMAAELGLNVKLAKRAGLLHDIGKVPEQESELPHALLGMQWAEKYGESPEVINAIGAHHDEVEMTGLLSPIIQVADAISGARPGARRQVLESYIQRLKDLEAAALSFDGVSSAYAIQAGRELRVMVESGKVSDNQSAQLSYDISEKIQNELTYPGQVRVTVIRETRSVNIAR, encoded by the coding sequence ATGACAACAACAGCGATTATCGTCGGTATTGTTTGCCTGGTTTTAGGAGCGGTTATTGGAATCTTGTTTTCCAAAAGCGGCCTTAACGCCAAAGCAAAATTCATCGTGGAAGACGCGAAAAAAAATGCCGAAAATCTTCTAGAGAAAGCGACTGTACAAGCCGAATCCATCAAAAAGGACAAACACCTTCAGGCGAAAGAAAAATTTATGGAACTGAAATCTCAGCACGACTCAGATATTCAGGCCAGAGAAAAGAAAATGCAGGATTCGGAAAAACGAATAAAAGACAAAGAGCAAAAGCTTAATGATGATCTTAGCAAAGCCGGAAAATTAGAAAAAGAGTTGGATCGCCAAATTACAGATTACGGTAAAAAGCACGAAATTTTAGAAAGAAAACAACAGGAATTAGATGCAGTTACTGCACAGAAAGTTGAAATTCTGGAGAAAATATCCGGCTATTCCGCCGAAGATGCCAAAACCGAATTGGTAGAAGCCCTGAAAGCAGAAGCAAAAACGCGCGCTCAGGCGCACGTTCAGAGCATTATGGAAGAGGCGCACTTGAACGCTAAGCAGGAGGCGAAGAAAATCGTCATTCAAACCATTCAGCGAATCGGTACAGAGCAGGCCATCGAAAATTCGGTGTCGGTTTTCAATATTGAATCTGATGAGGTAAAAGGCCGAATTATCGGTCGTGAAGGTAGAAATATCCGTGCTTTAGAAGCTGCAACCGGTGTTGAAATTATTGTTGATGATACGCCGGAAGCTATTTTGCTTTCGTGTTTCGATCCGGTAAGAAGAGAAATCGCAAGACTTTCACTTCACCGTTTGGTAACCGACGGCCGTATTCACCCGGCAAGAATCGAAGAGGTTGTTGATAAAACGAAAAAACAGATCGAGGAAGAAATCATCGAAGTCGGCAAAAGAACCGTTATCGATTTAGGCGTTCACGGACTTCACCCGGAATTGGTGAAAATCGTGGGCCGAATGAAATTCCGTTCCTCTTATGGTCAGAATTTATTGCAGCACTCCCGGGAGGTTGCCAACATCGCCGCAACGATGGCCGCGGAATTAGGGTTGAATGTGAAACTGGCGAAAAGAGCCGGTTTACTGCACGATATCGGTAAAGTTCCGGAGCAGGAATCCGAACTTCCCCATGCGCTTTTAGGAATGCAGTGGGCCGAAAAATACGGCGAAAGCCCCGAAGTGATCAATGCGATTGGCGCTCACCACGATGAAGTGGAAATGACCGGTTTGCTTTCTCCGATTATTCAGGTTGCCGATGCGATTTCCGGAGCCAGACCCGGCGCAAGAAGACAGGTTTTAGAATCTTATATCCAGCGTTTAAAAGATCTGGAAGCTGCCGCCTTAAGTTTCGACGGCGTGTCCAGTGCCTACGCCATTCAGGCAGGTAGAGAACTGCGTGTGATGGTGGAAAGCGGAAAAGTAAGCGACAATCAATCGGCGCAACTTTCCTATGATATCTCCGAAAAAATTCAGAACGAATTAACGTATCCGGGGCAGGTTCGTGTGACCGTGATCCGCGAAACCCGTTCGGTGAATATTGCAAGATAA